TGTGTTGGCCCAGAGCCCGGATCCGGTCGACGCTGACCCCGAGGAGATGGAGGCTGGTTCCGGAAGCTGCGCCCCTCGACGCGTGACGTCACTGTCGGGCTCCTGCGTCCCCGAGAGCATTCCGGTGAGGCCACTGGCACCTGACTGTTTccggcccggcccgcccctccccccaagcgTGTGTCTGCACAGGCGCCAGCCGGGCGCACGTGCGAGCAGCCAACTGACCGCCGCCCGCCCGGGTCCCGGGCGTCGAGGCGTGGGCCGCGCTCAGGCGCTTCTGGGCAGCACCGTGCCTGTCCCTGTCTGTGGGCTCCCCGTACGGCTCGGGTCTGCGTGTGCCGGGACCCgtcccccggggcgggggggggggggggccgaagCGGGATGCCGAGCAGGGGCCACTCCCAGGCCCTGCCTGTCCTCAGGGAACACGCCCCGCGCGGCCCCTAGGGGAGCTGGAATGGACGGGCCTCGCTCCCTCACCACTTCTCGGTCCCGGGCACCGTCAGTCCCCTAGTGCCTGCCAGCCTGGGGGAGGGTACACCGCCGAGGGTGCGACCGGCCTCCGGCCTGGGGCTCCCGGGCTCCCGCCTCCCACACCGCAATGGCTGCGGGCTTGGgccgggggcccgggggcccAGGGGTCCCAGCTGGCCCCGAGGACAGCGGCACGGGGGAGCACCGCCCCGGCGACAGCTCCCCCGTCGCTTTGCCCTCTGCTGCGGCAGCCTTGACgggctgtccctcccccaggaaCAAAGTCTTGCGGctctccgggggtgggggggtgggggggttggacGTGCCAGGGGCCCTCAACTGGGAGGTGACCCTGTGTCTGCCGGCCTGCTGGGTGCTGGCCTACTTCTGTGTCTGCAAGGGGGTCAAGTCAACAGGAAAGGTACAGCTGGAGGCGGGCGGGTCGGGGTGGGTGatgatggcaggggtgggggcagcatggCCGGTGGGGAGAAGAGGCGTCTCCACTGGGGGGGGGCACCCCGCCACCCGAGGTGACCAGGCCAGGGcctgaggagggggcaggaaCTTGAATCCGGGCCACTGGATTTCCCACACATGCCTGCGTAGTcagtcctccccaccctccaaacTCCAGCCCAGCCGCCTTCCGTCCTGAGGGGACAGGCCCAGGCGACAGCCAGCTGAACTTGCCTGTGTCGGGCACCCCCGCcccagtctccctctcttcctcactcactacttcctcactctctgctttGCGGCCAGCCCGGGGGGACCCAGTCCGTGGCCGTCCCTTGCCTACCTGTCCTGCTCtgctgagggtgggagggaggcagaggtctTCGCGGTCACCTCGCTGTCGCCTCTGTCTCCGGCCGGCCCAGTCCACTCCGGCCTGCCCAGGACCCTGCCCCTGTGCAGAGAACCACCTGCAGTCAGAGGCACGGGAGGCATGGGACCTGCCTCCAGGCCGATGTCCTGCTCCCTACCCGGGGAAGGTCCTGCCTCCGCCCTCCCTCTACAGCTGACCTGTCATTGCAGGGGCGGCCGATGGCCAGCTGAGCACCCCGCTTCCTTCGGGAGGAGCCCAGGCTCTGAGGAGTAGAAGGGGGGGCTGCAGGCTGGCCTCCCGCTTGACCTCGGAGCGGACCGTACCACAGTGGGGGGAGTGTGGCCCGCCTGCCCCCCTGCTGAGGCTGGGGGCCCCTAAGTGGGGAGGCGGGGCCGCAGGGCCCCTTCTGAgcaggtccccccgccccccgcccgccccagaTCGTGTACTTCACGGCTACCTTCCCCTGCGTGGTCCTCGTCGTGCTGTTGGTGCGGGGAGTGCTGCTGCCCGGCGCCCTGGATGGCATCATCTACTCTCTCAAGCCTGACTTGTGGAAGCACTCACTGGGTCGTGAGTGCCGGCACCACGTGGGGCGTAGAGATCACGCACACAAGGACGTCAAAGAACTGAAAACGCTGAAGGTCATGTAAAGTCATTCTGAACCTTTTGGGggagaaatacacaaaaaagaagtGGGGACCACCCTCAATGCCACCACACAGAGATACGAGGTATTTACACTTCAGGCTACCGTTGCCGGATTTCCGTGCACATACACAGTAGCTTCCTAAGTTGGGATTTTAGTGATTTCCCTTTTGCATCGTGGTTTTTCCTATGCGACCGCATCCCTGTTCTCCACGGCCACTAACTACTTTAGCTCCAGTCGCCAtcccttccctccttgcctcctaCTGGCAGGCTTGCCCCCCGGCGGGAGCCCCTTCGTGACCTTCCCAGACCGCCGATCTGATCCGCACCTGTGCTCAGTCGCCCCCTCCAAAGGCCGCTTTGGTGTGTCCACCTGTaccggggaaggggaaggggacggGGTGCGGGGCCGTGTCCGTCTGGGCTGTGGCCCATCTCCCTCCACGAGGACTGGAGGTCCTGCTGCGAGGTCGTGGAGCCCCACGTGCTGGGGACACTGAGCCCAAGGAAGAGACAGGGCCCTCTGGACCACAGGCCGTGGTGTCTGGCGGCCTCCCACGAGGTCTGGGGAGGGGctaggggtgtggggagggggtggagctgAGGTAGGACTGGTTTGCGTGGGCGCAGTGGGGTCACACGTCACAGCGCGTGGCGACGATTGGTGAGGGAGCAGCTGCTGGAGAGGCAGCAGCTGCTGGAGAGGCGGCCGAGGGCGGGGTTTATAGACGTGCATGTGTTGAAAGATCCTTGTTTTCCGGCTGCAGGTTCCTCCTGCCCGTGCCTGGAGATGAGAGCTGCCTGCCCCGTAGACAGTGACAAAGAACAGGGCAGACAGAGTCAGTCCGACGCTCAGGCTGAGGCGCTCTTTGGTGACATTGCTCATTGAAACGCTTCCACCAGCCACAGGCCGCTCTAGACactggccaccttcttgct
The window above is part of the Panthera tigris isolate Pti1 chromosome X, P.tigris_Pti1_mat1.1, whole genome shotgun sequence genome. Proteins encoded here:
- the LOC122230431 gene encoding sodium- and chloride-dependent GABA transporter ine-like isoform X3, with the protein product MEAGSGSCAPRRVTSLSGSCVPESIPIVYFTATFPCVVLVVLLVRGVLLPGALDGIIYSLKPDLWKHSLGRECRHHVGRRDHAHKDVKELKTLKVPPARAWR